In a genomic window of Mus pahari chromosome 8, PAHARI_EIJ_v1.1, whole genome shotgun sequence:
- the Zic2 gene encoding zinc finger protein ZIC 2 has translation MLLDAGPQFPAIGVGSFARHHHHSAAAAAAAAAEMQDRELSLAAAQNGFVDSAAAHMGAFKLNPGAHELSPGQSSAFTSQGPGAYPGSAAAAAAAAALGPHAAHVGSYSGPPFNSTRDFLFRSRGFGDSAPGGGQHGLFGPGAGSLHHAHSDAQGHLLFPGLPEQHGPHASQNVLNGQMRLGLPGEVFGRSEQYRQVASPRTDPYSAAQLHNQYGPMNMNMGMNMAAAAAHHHHHHHHPGAFFRYMRQQCIKQELICKWIDPEQLSNPKKSCNKTFSTMHELVTHVSVEHVGGPEQSNHVCFWEECPREGKPFKAKYKLVNHIRVHTGEKPFPCPFPGCGKVFARSENLKIHKRTHTGEKPFQCEFEGCDRRFANSSDRKKHMHVHTSDKPYLCKMCDKSYTHPSSLRKHMKVHESSPQGSESSPAASSGYESSTPPGLVSPSAEPQSSSNLSPAAAAAAAAAAAAAAAAAAAVSAVHRGAGSGSSGSGGGSAAGSGGGGGGAGGGGGGSSGGGSGTAGGHSGLSSNFNEWYV, from the exons ATGCTTCTGGACGCGGGGCCGCAGTTCCCGGCCATCGGGGTGGGCAGCTTCgcgcgccaccaccaccactcggCCGCGGCAGCGGCGGCTGCGGCGGCCGAGATGCAGGACCGCGAGCTGAGCCTGGCGGCGGCTCAGAACGGCTTCGTGGACTCGGCCGCGGCGCACATGGGCGCCTTCAAGCTCAACCCCGGGGCTCACGAACTGTCTCCTGGTCAGAGTTCGGCGTTCACGTCGCAAGGTCCGGGAGCTTACCCGGGTTCGGCTGCGGCGGCCGCTGCGGCCGCGGCTCTAGGGCCCCACGCCGCGCACGTTGGCTCCTATTCGGGGCCTCCCTTTAATTCCACCCGGGACTTCCTGTTCCGCAGCCGGGGCTTCGGGGACTCGGCGCCGGGAGGCGGGCAGCACGGGCTCTTCGGACCCGGCGCCGGCAGTCTGCACCACGCGCACTCGGACGCGCAGGGCCACCTTCTCTTCCCTGGCCTCCCGGAGCAGCACGGGCCGCACGCCTCGCAAAACGTGCTCAACGGGCAAATGCGCCTAGGGCTGCCGGGCGAGGTGTTCGGGCGCTCAGAGCAATACCGCCAAGTGGCCAGCCCGCGGACCGACCCCTACTCGGCGGCGCAGCTCCACAACCAGTACGGCCCTATGAATATGAACATGGGGATGAACATGGCAGCGGCCGcagcccaccaccaccatcaccaccaccaccctggtgCCTTTTTCCGTTACATGCGGCAGCAGTGCATCAAGCAAGAGCTCATCTGCAAGTGGATCGACCCGGAGCAGCTAAGCAATCCCAAGAAAAGCTGCAACAAAACTTTCAGCACCATGCACGAGCTGGTGACCCACGTCTCTGTGGAGCACGTCGGCGGCCCGGAACAGAGCAACCACGTCTGCTTCTGGGAGGAGTGTCCACGCGAGGGCAAACCCTTTAAGGCCAAATATAAACTGGTCAACCACATTCGCGTGCACACCGGCGAGAAACCCTTCCCCTGTCCTTTCCCGGGCTGTGGCAAGGTCTTCGCACGCTCCGAGAACCTCAAGAtccacaaaagaactcacacag GGGAGAAACCTTTCCAGTGTGAGTTCGAGGGTTGTGACCGGCGCTTCGCCAACAGCAGCGACAGGAAGAAGCACATGCATGTCCACACCTCAGATAAGCCCTATCTCTGCAAGATGTGTGACAAGTCCTACACGCATCCCAGCTCGTTGCGGAAGCACATGAAG GTCCATGAGTCCTCCCCTCAGGGCTCCGAGTCCTCCCCGGCTGCCAGCTCTGGCTACGAGTCGTCCACACCCCCGGGGTTGGTGTCCCCCAGCGCAGAGCCACAAAGCAGCTCCAACCTGTCCCCagcagcggcggcagcagcagcggctGCGGCAGCAGCGGCTGCGGCAGCAGCGGCCGCGGTGTCCGCAGTGCACCGAGGCGCGGGTTCTGGCAGCAGCGGCTCCGGAGGGGGCTCGGCGGCCGGCAgcggcgggggcggcggcggggcgggcggcgggggcggcggcAGCTCTGGCGGGGGCAGCGGGACAGCCGGAGGCCATAGCGGCCTCTCCTCCAACTTCAATGAATGGTACGTGTGA